Proteins encoded in a region of the Delphinus delphis chromosome 13, mDelDel1.2, whole genome shotgun sequence genome:
- the YWHAH gene encoding 14-3-3 protein eta, with protein MGDREQLLQRARLAEQAERYDDMASAMKAVTELNEPLSNEDRNLLSVAYKNVVGARRSSWRVISSIEQKTTADGNEKKLEKVKAYREKIEKELETVCNDVLALLDKFLIKNCNDFQYESKVFYLKMKGDYYRYLAEVASGEKKNSVVEASEAAYKEAFEISKEHMQPTHPIRLGLALNFSVFYYEIQNAPEQACLLAKQAFDDAIAELDTLNEDSYKDSTLIMQLLRDNLTLWTSDQQDEEAGEGN; from the exons ATGGGGGACCGCGAGCAGCTCCTTCAGCGGGCGCGGCTGGCCGAGCAGGCGGAGCGCTACGACGACATGGCCTCCGCCATGAAGGCG GTGACCGAGCTCAACGAACCTCTCTCCAATGAAGACCGAAACCTCCTCTCTGTGGCCTACAAGAATGTGGTCGGTGCCCGGCGGTCTTCCTGGAGGGTCATCAGCAGCATCGAGCAGAAAACCACGGCTGACGGGAATGAGAAGAAGCTGGAGAAGGTTAAGGCTTACCGGGAGAAGATCGAGAAGGAGCTGGAAACAGTGTGCAATGACGTGCTGGCCCTGCTGGACAAGTTCCTCATCAAGAACTGCAATGACTTCCAGTATGAGAGCAAGGTCTTCTACCTGAAGATGAAGGGCGACTACTACCGCTACCTGGCAGAGGTGGCTTCTGGCGAGAAGAAAAACAGTGTGGTCGAAGCTTCAGAGGCAGCCTACAAGGAAGCCTTCGAAATCAGCAAGGAGCACATGCAGCCAACACACCCCATCCGGCTGGGCCTGGCCCTCAACTTCTCCGTGTTCTACTACGAGATCCAGAATGCGCCCGAGCAGGCCTGCCTCTTAGCCAAACAAGCCTTTGATGACGCCATAGCCGAGCTGGACACACTAAACGAGGATTCCTATAAGGACTCCACGCTCATCATGCAGCTGCTGCGAGACAACCTCACCCTCTGGACGAGCGACCAGCAGGACGAGGAAGCCGGAGAAGGCAACTGA